One stretch of Nitrosococcus watsonii C-113 DNA includes these proteins:
- a CDS encoding UDP-glucose 4-epimerase family protein: MKVLVTGATGFIGRHLVAALLSRKKAIRILARNAEQAEAIWSPGSLEVVQGNLGNALTLGDLCEGIDIVFHLASGSFAENDKTGEAERLHQKVGVEGTKELLRRAVRAGVKRFIFVSSVKAMGEGGSSHLDEASPELPQTAYGRGKLAAERVVLEAGRTYGMHVCNLRLPMVYGSDGKGNLPRMMAAIERGWFPPLPEVKNRRSMVHVNDVVQALLLTAENPKASHQTYIVTDGCTYSSRQIYILLCQALGRSIPGWRFPAGLLRMIAKAGDFAGWVLKREVPLNSHVLYKLMGSAWYSCAKIQRELGYRPRYSLETALPEILKALCLATLHQRSLALTPDRREEGK; encoded by the coding sequence ATGAAGGTGCTTGTTACCGGCGCAACGGGTTTTATTGGTCGGCACTTGGTGGCAGCGTTACTATCGAGAAAAAAAGCTATCCGGATATTAGCAAGAAATGCGGAGCAGGCTGAGGCAATATGGAGTCCGGGTTCACTAGAGGTAGTCCAGGGAAATCTTGGCAATGCCTTAACGCTGGGGGATTTGTGTGAAGGGATTGATATTGTTTTTCACTTGGCTAGCGGCAGCTTTGCCGAAAACGATAAGACCGGCGAGGCAGAGCGGCTCCACCAAAAAGTAGGGGTGGAGGGGACGAAAGAACTTCTGAGACGAGCTGTAAGGGCTGGAGTTAAACGATTTATTTTTGTGAGTAGCGTCAAAGCCATGGGTGAGGGAGGAAGCAGTCATCTTGATGAGGCTAGTCCAGAACTCCCCCAAACTGCCTATGGTCGAGGGAAGCTAGCTGCTGAACGGGTGGTGCTAGAGGCAGGCCGTACCTACGGTATGCATGTTTGCAACTTGCGCCTTCCCATGGTTTATGGCAGTGATGGCAAGGGGAATCTCCCCCGGATGATGGCCGCGATTGAGCGAGGATGGTTTCCACCACTGCCGGAAGTGAAAAACCGCCGTTCCATGGTGCATGTCAATGATGTTGTGCAGGCGCTATTGCTCACAGCCGAAAATCCCAAGGCGAGCCACCAAACTTATATCGTGACGGATGGTTGTACTTATTCCTCTCGCCAAATTTATATATTGCTTTGCCAAGCATTAGGCCGTTCTATTCCGGGGTGGCGTTTTCCGGCCGGGTTGCTGCGAATGATTGCTAAAGCGGGGGATTTTGCCGGGTGGGTTCTCAAGAGGGAAGTACCTTTGAATTCCCACGTATTATACAAGTTAATGGGTTCGGCATGGTATAGCTGTGCCAAAATACAAAGAGAACTCGGTTATCGTCCTCGGTATTCCCTAGAAACGGCATTGCCTGAAATCCTTAAAGCTCTTTGCTTAGCAACCCTTCACCAAAGATCGTTGGCATTGACTCCTGATAGGAGGGAAGAGGGGAAGTGA
- a CDS encoding glycosyltransferase family 4 protein, giving the protein MADNYPKPSLLHILHSWGGGIARWTEDFIQHYPERRHLILYSVSNRNIFGQGLELVDSAYPERPLATWELTPPIPTTALTHPQYKTLLSDLLTGLAVETVVVSSLIGHSLDALDTGRLTLRVLHDLYPYCPAMFGYFGASCERCNQDSLAHCLESNPHNECWHNSTAEHWLATRQVYAAAILQPQVYLVAPSRTARDRLYQLYPEIAAKTCHLIPHGTDLERLRRPVHTTPSNNARDVEHESRKLRIVVPGRLEFHKGLPLLQEALPRLTKQAEFLLLGCGLFAQSFTDIKGITLVPDYNLAELSTLIQNFSPDCALLLSTLPETFSYTLSEMWALGIPTLATALGAFRERIQHGINGFLYPPTAQDLIALVTSLAKERVSLGRVAHHLDTHPIRQARDMVQDYQALLPTLSNSLTQGNWLPQGIENAQIRNHSTHTRLKQETCRQAAELAESRHQLNEMSQMLSYHQAHTKTLERELIALRHSNSWRMTAPLRALRTHFHPKPPWAANQNPPPIASGRETSTLQPTQNISKNRSLLQERAHTLNLSQRLTGRIHLRERLGIPDAARIMLGLAQTDQPEAVQDFISAASRQMDNQRNLYFLWCEGDDISPLPAGLKARGLAMAPRRLFFIQATAASLPEYLIAADLIYLPMAGDKSQPHLTKIKQFRVPVISTLTDHALITTLSNHNIF; this is encoded by the coding sequence ATGGCAGATAATTATCCCAAGCCCAGCCTACTCCATATTCTCCATAGCTGGGGTGGCGGCATCGCCCGTTGGACCGAGGACTTTATCCAGCACTATCCGGAACGGCGACACCTCATTCTTTATTCCGTCAGTAACCGTAATATTTTTGGGCAGGGGTTGGAGCTGGTAGACTCGGCCTACCCGGAGAGGCCCCTTGCCACCTGGGAACTTACCCCTCCCATTCCCACGACTGCCCTTACCCATCCTCAGTATAAAACCCTCCTCTCGGATCTCCTCACCGGCCTGGCCGTGGAGACCGTGGTGGTCTCTTCTCTGATTGGACACTCCCTGGATGCCCTCGACACTGGACGGCTTACCCTGCGGGTGCTGCACGATCTCTATCCTTACTGCCCGGCCATGTTCGGTTATTTTGGCGCTTCCTGCGAACGCTGCAATCAAGACAGTTTAGCCCATTGCCTAGAGTCCAACCCCCATAACGAATGCTGGCATAATTCCACCGCTGAACACTGGCTAGCCACACGCCAAGTTTATGCGGCTGCCATCCTGCAACCCCAAGTCTATCTGGTGGCTCCTAGCCGCACGGCGCGGGACCGGTTGTACCAACTTTATCCTGAAATCGCTGCTAAAACATGCCACCTCATCCCCCATGGCACCGATTTAGAGCGGCTACGTCGCCCGGTCCACACCACGCCTAGCAACAACGCTAGAGATGTGGAGCACGAAAGCCGCAAATTACGCATTGTCGTCCCTGGCCGTCTAGAATTCCACAAAGGGCTACCCCTGCTGCAGGAGGCCCTCCCACGACTCACTAAGCAGGCCGAATTCCTTCTCCTCGGCTGCGGCCTATTCGCTCAATCCTTCACGGATATCAAGGGTATCACCCTCGTTCCGGACTACAACCTTGCTGAACTCAGCACCTTAATCCAGAATTTCTCGCCAGATTGCGCCCTGCTCCTCTCCACTCTGCCGGAGACTTTTAGCTACACCCTCAGCGAAATGTGGGCCTTGGGTATCCCTACCCTCGCCACCGCCTTAGGCGCATTCAGGGAACGCATCCAGCACGGCATAAACGGCTTCCTATACCCACCCACCGCTCAAGATTTGATCGCCCTGGTTACTTCTCTAGCGAAGGAGCGAGTCTCCCTTGGCCGTGTTGCCCACCACTTGGATACTCATCCTATCCGCCAGGCACGGGATATGGTGCAGGATTACCAAGCTCTGTTGCCAACCCTCAGCAACTCCCTAACCCAAGGAAATTGGCTACCCCAGGGAATTGAAAATGCCCAAATCCGCAACCACTCGACTCATACCCGGCTGAAGCAGGAAACCTGCCGCCAAGCCGCAGAACTGGCAGAAAGCCGTCATCAGCTTAATGAGATGAGCCAAATGCTCAGCTACCACCAGGCTCACACCAAAACGTTGGAGCGGGAGCTGATTGCCTTACGTCATTCGAATTCCTGGCGAATGACCGCGCCCCTCCGGGCTTTGCGCACTCATTTTCATCCCAAACCACCCTGGGCAGCAAACCAGAACCCCCCCCCTATTGCCAGCGGAAGAGAAACCTCAACCCTGCAACCTACTCAAAATATCTCTAAAAACAGAAGCCTACTCCAAGAACGCGCCCATACGCTTAATTTATCGCAACGGCTCACAGGCCGTATCCACCTAAGGGAGCGTCTTGGAATACCCGACGCCGCCCGTATCATGCTGGGTCTTGCTCAGACAGATCAACCGGAGGCAGTGCAAGATTTTATTAGCGCTGCTAGCAGACAGATGGATAACCAACGGAATTTATATTTTTTATGGTGCGAAGGAGACGATATCTCTCCTCTCCCCGCCGGGCTGAAAGCAAGAGGGCTAGCGATGGCGCCCCGCCGACTATTTTTCATACAGGCCACCGCCGCTTCGCTGCCAGAATACCTCATAGCCGCAGATCTAATCTATCTGCCTATGGCAGGCGATAAAAGCCAGCCCCACCTCACTAAAATCAAGCAGTTCCGCGTACCCGTGATTAGCACTCTCACCGACCATGCTTTAATCACAACCCTAAGCAACCATAATATTTTCTGA
- a CDS encoding flagellar basal body-associated FliL family protein, giving the protein MAESDTLDAETGNGGGSKKSLIILICALLILLIIAVAGALYLTGVIGPQVATNEVSAAAKVSSQPAIYHSLDPVFVVNFQHQSQHRIRFLQTKMEAMARDQEVIDALKTHMPAIRNTLLLLLSQQDYETVRTLEGKERLREAAREEINLILEAQAGVSGVEAVFFTGFVMQ; this is encoded by the coding sequence ATGGCTGAAAGCGATACCTTGGATGCGGAAACCGGGAATGGTGGAGGCTCCAAAAAATCCCTGATTATTCTCATTTGCGCCTTGCTTATCCTCCTGATAATAGCGGTGGCGGGGGCTTTGTACCTAACTGGCGTGATAGGCCCGCAGGTGGCTACTAACGAGGTTTCCGCAGCCGCTAAGGTATCTAGCCAGCCCGCTATCTATCATTCTCTAGACCCTGTTTTCGTCGTTAATTTCCAGCACCAAAGCCAGCACCGGATACGCTTTCTCCAGACTAAAATGGAGGCTATGGCTCGCGATCAAGAAGTCATTGATGCGTTGAAAACGCACATGCCTGCTATTCGTAATACGCTGCTGCTTCTACTTAGCCAACAGGACTACGAAACGGTGCGTACCCTGGAGGGTAAAGAACGGCTGCGGGAGGCAGCACGGGAGGAGATTAATCTAATTTTGGAGGCCCAAGCGGGCGTCTCCGGCGTGGAGGCCGTCTTTTTCACTGGCTTCGTAATGCAGTAA
- the fliM gene encoding flagellar motor switch protein FliM, which translates to MAATDILSQDEVDALLSGIAGGGGEDDPRVLGHEKTIRPYDFSSEDRIARAYVPLLEMINERFARQFRLSLFNLLRRATEVTVGGVQVLKFSEYLHTLFMPTSLNLVQIHPLRGAGLFVFDPKLVFMLVDRYFGGSGEFYNRLENREFTPTEMHIIQLVLERTFTDLKQAWEPVLAINFEYLQTEFNPRLATIASPSEIVVVSTFHVEFEGGGGEFHIALPYTLLEPVRELLDTGKKDDFTQADGGWNQALRKNVSDAEVELSCTLTEIRLSLKEVLALKSGDILPIELPSTVTALADGVPVFRVRYGIHNSSRALKVVERLLSPESFTEKLSTEL; encoded by the coding sequence ATGGCTGCTACTGATATTCTTTCCCAAGATGAAGTGGATGCCTTGCTTTCCGGTATTGCCGGTGGTGGGGGTGAAGACGACCCACGGGTTCTGGGACATGAAAAGACGATTCGTCCTTACGATTTTAGCAGTGAAGACCGTATCGCTAGGGCTTATGTTCCCCTGTTGGAAATGATTAACGAGCGTTTTGCACGCCAATTTCGCCTCAGTTTATTTAACCTGTTGCGGCGGGCGACCGAGGTTACGGTGGGAGGAGTGCAGGTGCTCAAGTTTTCTGAGTATCTTCATACCCTCTTTATGCCTACCAGCTTAAATCTAGTGCAGATACATCCTCTCCGGGGGGCGGGCTTGTTCGTATTTGATCCTAAATTGGTATTTATGCTGGTAGATCGGTATTTCGGCGGTTCTGGGGAATTTTATAATCGCCTTGAAAACCGTGAATTTACCCCTACCGAGATGCATATTATCCAGTTGGTTTTAGAAAGAACCTTTACTGATCTAAAGCAGGCTTGGGAGCCGGTGCTGGCAATAAATTTTGAGTATTTACAGACGGAGTTTAATCCCCGGCTTGCCACCATTGCTAGCCCCAGTGAGATAGTAGTGGTTTCCACCTTTCATGTGGAGTTTGAGGGAGGGGGCGGAGAATTTCACATCGCCTTGCCCTATACCCTACTGGAGCCTGTGCGTGAACTACTAGATACTGGAAAAAAAGATGATTTCACTCAGGCAGATGGTGGCTGGAATCAGGCTCTAAGGAAAAATGTTTCGGATGCCGAAGTAGAATTGTCCTGTACCTTAACGGAAATCCGGCTTTCCTTAAAGGAGGTATTAGCGCTCAAGTCGGGAGATATCTTACCCATTGAACTGCCGTCCACCGTCACCGCCCTTGCCGATGGTGTTCCCGTATTCCGGGTCCGCTATGGGATTCACAATAGTAGTCGCGCTCTAAAAGTAGTAGAGCGTCTACTTTCTCCTGAGTCGTTTACTGAAAAATTATCCACTGAATTATAG
- the fliN gene encoding flagellar motor switch protein FliN has protein sequence MSSHHKNQDSVAVDEWADAPSQSQVGELDSGQEEKVTSEVKKEEVASMSGPQAVLEELEADPGNVTKDINLELILDIPVTMAMEIGRTRISIRNLLQLNQGSVVELDRLAGEPLDVLVNGCLIAHGELVVVNEKFGIRLTDVISAPERVKRLK, from the coding sequence ATGAGTTCCCATCATAAAAATCAAGATTCCGTAGCAGTTGATGAATGGGCGGATGCGCCGTCCCAGTCACAAGTTGGCGAGTTGGACTCCGGGCAGGAGGAAAAGGTTACTTCCGAGGTCAAGAAAGAAGAAGTCGCCTCGATGTCGGGCCCCCAGGCGGTATTAGAAGAGCTGGAAGCCGATCCGGGAAATGTTACCAAGGATATCAATTTAGAACTTATTTTGGATATCCCGGTAACCATGGCCATGGAGATTGGACGCACCAGAATTAGCATCCGGAATTTACTGCAATTAAACCAGGGTTCGGTGGTAGAGCTTGATCGGCTTGCCGGAGAGCCTTTAGACGTTTTAGTCAACGGATGCTTGATTGCCCATGGTGAATTGGTGGTAGTGAATGAGAAATTTGGCATTCGCCTGACCGATGTAATCAGCGCCCCAGAACGGGTTAAGAGGCTCAAATGA
- the fliO gene encoding flagellar biosynthetic protein FliO, which produces MNKSPYAFMAVIFLLSVFSGQVALATGSPAQTRPLQGEEVPGGFVQAPNIPASAIATGEVLQMMIALVLVLGAIVLVMWLLRRVQGLQRNNGTDLRILGGVSLGTRERAVLVQVGEQQLLVGVCSGQIRTLHVLETPVAVPQKPLKNPFSQHLSTVLKRGESP; this is translated from the coding sequence ATGAATAAGTCTCCTTATGCTTTTATGGCTGTTATTTTTTTGCTATCGGTGTTTTCCGGTCAGGTCGCTCTAGCTACGGGAAGCCCCGCCCAAACCCGGCCGCTCCAGGGGGAGGAAGTTCCGGGAGGGTTCGTTCAAGCCCCCAATATTCCTGCTTCAGCGATTGCTACGGGAGAGGTACTCCAAATGATGATAGCCCTTGTCTTGGTGCTTGGCGCTATTGTTTTGGTGATGTGGCTGCTGCGCCGTGTCCAGGGTTTACAACGTAACAATGGAACTGACTTGCGGATTCTGGGAGGCGTGTCCCTTGGAACGCGGGAGCGGGCGGTGCTTGTTCAGGTAGGGGAGCAACAACTACTTGTGGGGGTTTGTTCAGGGCAGATCCGGACTTTGCATGTGCTAGAGACACCGGTTGCCGTGCCCCAGAAGCCGTTAAAAAACCCTTTTTCTCAGCACTTGAGTACTGTACTCAAACGGGGGGAGTCGCCATGA
- a CDS encoding glycosyltransferase family 2 protein — protein sequence MKSINGEGRNKFSGAERHPLVSVVIVNFNGGWLLTEAVRSVLEVDIPLEIIVVDNGSHDSSLACLRSIVDGDSRVRVIENSRNLGFARANNIALRQVLGDYVLLLNPDCVIRPNTLSSMLKAMAREPEAGMAGCLLRNPDGTEQAGCRRSVPTPWRTFVRVLHLNRLFPDHPRFQGFVLSRQPLPRESFSLEAISGAFMLVRREGLKHVGLLDENYFLHCEDLDWCMRFRQAGWKILFVPSVEVVHYKGTCSKDWPIQVLWYKHKGMVYFYRKFFRHQYPLSLMGLVVGAVWGRFCVLAGLALLRRLAAEGRAKAGFRIRNTFYLAGRPPKMASTSATTAYRVKPDSTSVSQGMAKRAHSR from the coding sequence ATGAAAAGTATAAATGGAGAGGGTAGGAACAAGTTCAGCGGAGCGGAGCGCCATCCACTTGTTTCCGTCGTTATAGTCAACTTCAATGGCGGTTGGCTGCTAACCGAAGCGGTGCGCTCTGTGTTGGAGGTGGATATCCCTTTAGAGATAATCGTCGTGGATAATGGTTCCCACGATAGTAGTCTAGCGTGCTTGCGGAGTATCGTGGACGGGGATTCACGAGTGCGGGTGATTGAAAATAGCCGCAACCTAGGATTTGCCCGGGCAAATAATATTGCTCTCAGGCAGGTGTTAGGAGACTATGTTCTGTTGCTAAATCCAGACTGTGTTATCCGCCCAAATACGCTCTCAAGTATGCTTAAGGCCATGGCTAGGGAGCCGGAGGCAGGGATGGCAGGTTGCCTGCTTCGTAATCCAGATGGAACCGAGCAAGCCGGTTGCCGCCGTAGTGTGCCTACACCATGGCGAACTTTTGTCCGGGTGCTTCATTTGAATAGGCTATTTCCCGATCACCCTAGATTTCAAGGGTTTGTCTTGAGCCGCCAGCCTTTACCTAGGGAGTCCTTCTCTCTCGAAGCTATCTCTGGTGCCTTTATGCTGGTTCGACGGGAGGGCCTCAAACATGTGGGTTTGCTGGATGAAAATTATTTTCTCCATTGCGAGGATTTAGATTGGTGCATGCGATTCCGGCAGGCGGGCTGGAAAATTTTATTCGTCCCGAGTGTGGAGGTGGTTCACTATAAGGGGACTTGCAGTAAGGATTGGCCTATCCAAGTGCTTTGGTACAAGCACAAGGGCATGGTGTATTTTTATCGGAAATTCTTTCGCCACCAATATCCCTTATCGCTTATGGGGTTAGTAGTCGGTGCCGTGTGGGGCCGTTTTTGCGTGCTAGCCGGGTTGGCCTTACTACGGCGGCTTGCCGCTGAAGGCAGAGCTAAGGCTGGGTTTAGAATAAGGAATACTTTTTACTTGGCTGGGAGACCCCCGAAAATGGCGAGCACTTCAGCCACGACGGCCTATCGGGTTAAGCCGGACAGCACCAGCGTTTCACAGGGAATGGCAAAACGTGCCCATAGCCGCTAA
- the fliP gene encoding flagellar type III secretion system pore protein FliP (The bacterial flagellar biogenesis protein FliP forms a type III secretion system (T3SS)-type pore required for flagellar assembly.), whose product MSRLMRRLKLSCHQGAWYWLLPGLLLLPVATGWAAPGVPALAVTADGNGEQTYTVTLQILGLMTVLTLLPAAVMVMTSFTRIIVVFSILRQALGLAQTPSSQILIGLALFLTFFIMSPVLDKAYQEGVKPYFQEEISVADALARVREPFHHFMIAQTRETDLKLFAEISGREAFESPEQVPFSLLVPAFITSELKTAFQIGFLLFIPFLIIDLVVASVLMAMGMMMLSPMLVSLPFKLLLFVLIDGWSLLMGTLASSFYVAS is encoded by the coding sequence ATGAGCAGGCTGATGCGGCGGCTAAAATTATCTTGCCACCAGGGAGCGTGGTATTGGCTATTGCCTGGCTTGCTCCTGCTGCCCGTAGCCACAGGCTGGGCCGCGCCAGGTGTTCCCGCGCTGGCGGTAACGGCGGATGGGAATGGCGAGCAAACCTATACCGTGACCTTGCAAATCCTGGGGCTTATGACAGTTTTAACCTTGCTGCCGGCAGCAGTGATGGTTATGACCTCCTTCACGCGCATTATCGTGGTGTTTTCCATCCTGCGCCAAGCGCTGGGATTGGCCCAGACTCCCTCTAGTCAAATTTTGATTGGACTTGCCCTATTTTTGACCTTTTTTATTATGAGCCCAGTGTTGGATAAAGCCTATCAGGAAGGGGTAAAACCTTATTTTCAAGAAGAAATCTCCGTGGCCGATGCCCTGGCGCGAGTACGAGAGCCCTTTCACCACTTTATGATAGCCCAGACCCGGGAAACCGACCTTAAACTTTTTGCGGAGATCTCTGGACGGGAAGCGTTCGAGTCTCCTGAGCAGGTACCCTTTTCTTTATTGGTGCCCGCCTTTATTACCAGCGAGCTTAAAACAGCTTTTCAGATTGGCTTCTTATTATTTATCCCCTTTCTCATTATTGATCTTGTGGTGGCAAGTGTATTAATGGCGATGGGTATGATGATGCTTTCTCCCATGCTGGTATCGCTCCCCTTTAAACTCCTTCTTTTTGTTCTCATCGACGGTTGGTCCCTGCTGATGGGTACCTTAGCCTCAAGCTTTTATGTAGCCTCATGA
- a CDS encoding S8 family peptidase: protein MIFMGLALISAYGDGSNDRRLESNEVFSPTPDAPSSSHPRIEYRLQKMLEAVASPKGTAQARPVQVHVLLAGPLTAETRLAIEALGGKVEIERGEHLQVLLPLPRVSELAALSQVQYVRLPRRAEPREENRLVPQSIRSEGVQATFADQLHSLGVTGKGVRVAVLDRGFQGYQDLLGVELPAEVTTKNFNLGEGFEGTRHGTAVTEILYDMAPEVEFTLIAVSTELEYMAALDWLRAQGVSIVSFSLGFDNLGPLDGRSPVSAAASRLFDEADILFVAAAGNEQQNYWSGLFNDLDGNGAHDFNAQDEGLGVQLRGGDGVRVILNWDDWGEDPAYPHADQDYDLYIFCPGAVRFSPDNACASSRNFQTGQLGQEPLEQVFFAAPETGEYNIFVVRGSPGTGERLLRLFVGGSQGEAFLMEYQNTASTLVLPSDGRSVFAVGAMDIGTQQLAPESSLGPTWDDRIKPDIVAPDGVTTAALGAFFGTSAATPHVAGAGTLLKSQDPNRSAQDLKLLLQQASTDRAVGGKDNEYGSGTLLLENFVADERLSPLSGVWWNPSQVGHGFFFGIRNNRLVATWYTYDGVGNPFWLLSAGSMAAGSRYSGTLHAFHGPPLKSPLNTLFDSSGSTVATNEIGSLDIDFIHPGEASINIQLNGDSLISPNTLSLKAQPFLAYPAAAQSPQVPYISKYSGLWWNAEQSGHGFFINIQESVLTAAWYTYDDSQGEPVWILTAGPMDSAATYSGTAYRFTGPALMSGANLADYFDETGATVNGVASGALSITFTSNTTAVVTIGNVLSVNETLQLERFNF, encoded by the coding sequence ATGATTTTTATGGGCCTAGCACTTATTTCGGCATACGGAGATGGCAGTAATGACCGCCGATTAGAAAGCAATGAAGTTTTTTCTCCCACCCCAGACGCACCCTCCTCCTCTCATCCCCGTATTGAGTATCGTTTGCAAAAGATGCTGGAAGCGGTGGCTAGCCCTAAGGGAACAGCCCAGGCTCGACCCGTGCAAGTCCATGTTCTTTTGGCTGGGCCTCTTACCGCCGAAACGCGCTTAGCCATCGAGGCGTTAGGAGGTAAGGTGGAAATCGAGCGCGGTGAGCATTTGCAAGTGTTATTGCCCCTGCCACGGGTTTCCGAGCTGGCGGCCTTATCCCAGGTCCAGTACGTGCGGCTGCCCCGCCGGGCCGAACCTCGTGAGGAGAATCGTCTTGTGCCGCAAAGCATCCGTAGTGAAGGTGTCCAGGCCACGTTTGCTGATCAGCTCCACTCCCTAGGGGTGACGGGAAAGGGAGTGCGGGTTGCTGTCTTGGATAGGGGGTTCCAGGGCTATCAGGATCTTTTGGGGGTTGAATTACCCGCTGAGGTTACGACAAAAAACTTTAATCTAGGGGAAGGGTTCGAGGGGACTCGTCATGGCACCGCGGTAACTGAAATTCTATACGATATGGCCCCCGAGGTGGAGTTTACGCTGATTGCCGTGAGTACTGAATTAGAATACATGGCGGCGCTAGATTGGCTGCGGGCGCAAGGGGTTTCCATCGTTTCATTTTCCTTGGGCTTCGATAATCTCGGTCCGCTGGATGGCAGGAGTCCGGTTTCCGCGGCTGCAAGCCGGTTATTTGATGAAGCGGATATCTTATTTGTCGCTGCTGCGGGGAATGAGCAGCAAAACTACTGGAGCGGTCTCTTTAACGACCTAGATGGCAATGGTGCCCACGACTTTAATGCCCAAGACGAGGGTCTAGGCGTCCAGTTGCGTGGGGGAGATGGCGTTCGCGTTATCCTCAATTGGGACGATTGGGGCGAAGATCCGGCCTATCCCCATGCCGATCAGGATTATGACCTCTATATTTTTTGCCCAGGCGCAGTCCGGTTTTCCCCCGATAATGCCTGTGCTTCATCTAGGAATTTCCAGACTGGGCAATTAGGCCAGGAGCCGCTAGAGCAGGTTTTTTTTGCTGCGCCAGAGACGGGCGAATATAATATTTTTGTTGTGCGCGGGAGTCCTGGAACCGGTGAGCGGTTACTGCGGCTATTTGTCGGCGGCAGCCAGGGAGAAGCTTTTCTCATGGAATATCAAAATACCGCCAGCACCTTGGTTTTACCTAGTGATGGCCGGAGTGTATTTGCGGTCGGCGCTATGGATATAGGCACCCAGCAATTAGCGCCTGAGTCTTCCCTTGGCCCCACCTGGGATGACCGAATCAAGCCAGATATCGTTGCCCCCGATGGGGTCACTACCGCCGCTCTGGGCGCTTTTTTCGGTACTTCGGCGGCAACGCCTCATGTAGCGGGAGCAGGGACGCTGCTCAAGTCCCAAGATCCCAACCGTAGCGCTCAGGATCTTAAGCTGCTGCTACAACAGGCTAGTACAGATCGTGCCGTTGGGGGAAAAGATAATGAATATGGTTCCGGAACCTTGCTGCTTGAGAATTTTGTAGCCGATGAGCGACTCTCGCCCCTATCTGGTGTATGGTGGAATCCTTCGCAAGTTGGGCATGGCTTTTTTTTCGGTATTCGCAATAATAGGTTAGTAGCTACTTGGTATACCTATGATGGAGTGGGGAACCCATTTTGGCTGCTCTCCGCTGGCTCCATGGCTGCTGGGAGTCGCTATTCTGGTACACTACATGCTTTTCATGGCCCGCCATTAAAGTCGCCCTTGAATACATTGTTTGATAGTAGCGGTAGTACTGTGGCTACAAACGAAATAGGTAGCCTTGATATTGATTTTATCCATCCTGGCGAAGCTTCCATCAATATTCAACTGAATGGCGATTCTCTAATTTCTCCAAATACCTTGAGCCTTAAGGCGCAGCCTTTTTTGGCCTATCCAGCAGCTGCTCAAAGTCCCCAGGTTCCTTATATTTCAAAGTACAGTGGTCTATGGTGGAATGCAGAGCAGAGCGGACACGGTTTTTTTATTAATATTCAAGAGAGCGTGCTAACCGCGGCATGGTATACCTACGATGATAGCCAGGGAGAGCCAGTCTGGATTCTGACGGCCGGTCCTATGGATTCCGCAGCTACCTATTCAGGAACAGCCTATCGTTTTACAGGCCCAGCTCTTATGTCTGGCGCAAATCTTGCTGATTACTTTGATGAGACGGGAGCTACTGTCAATGGAGTGGCCAGTGGTGCTCTTTCCATCACTTTTACCTCGAATACCACAGCGGTTGTGACTATCGGTAACGTGCTTTCGGTAAATGAAACCCTACAGTTAGAGCGTTTTAATTTTTAA
- the fliQ gene encoding flagellar biosynthesis protein FliQ, producing the protein MTADIVLSLLRHSLELLALLLAVLLLPSLAVGVLVSMFQAATQINEMTLSFIPKLLAVLLTLGLAGPWMLQLVLDHSRQIFENIPTLIG; encoded by the coding sequence ATGACTGCAGATATCGTCCTTTCCCTTCTTCGCCATAGTCTAGAGTTGCTTGCCTTATTGCTGGCTGTTCTCTTATTGCCTTCCTTAGCCGTAGGCGTCTTGGTGAGCATGTTTCAGGCAGCTACCCAAATCAACGAAATGACTTTGAGTTTTATTCCTAAACTCTTAGCCGTGTTACTTACGCTTGGCCTCGCTGGTCCTTGGATGTTGCAGTTAGTGTTGGATCACAGCCGGCAAATTTTTGAGAATATTCCCACGCTTATCGGGTAA